From the Lathyrus oleraceus cultivar Zhongwan6 chromosome 4, CAAS_Psat_ZW6_1.0, whole genome shotgun sequence genome, one window contains:
- the LOC127074281 gene encoding expansin-like B1, with the protein MALSLLCSVLLVTFLFMQTLADTSCNDCFVQSRASFYSNSEENGTDAGACGFGSFGATINGGDVSAASSLYRDGVGCGACYQVRCTNGVYCSGNGVTIVLTDQGSGDNTDFILSQRAFGGMAQSKDASASLLAFGVVDIEYRRVSCSYPNKNITIKIDESSSNPHYLAFVIWFQQGRRDITAVQLCETQNFVCKLLDRSHGAVWTATPPPSGPLSLRMLFSTEDGDDTWVVPVNNIPEDWKAGETYDSGVQVDQ; encoded by the exons ATGGCTCTCTCTCTTTTGTGTTCTGTTCTCCTTGTCACCTTTCTTTTCATGCAAACTTTGGCAGATACCTCATGCAACGATTGTTTTGTTCAATCTCGTGCATCATTTTACTCAAACTCTGAAGAAAATGGCACAGATG CTGGTGCATGTGGATTTGGTTCCTTTGGTGCTACCATTAATGGAGGGGATGTATCGGCTGCATCAAGTCTTTATCGAGATGGAGTTGGCTGTGGCGCTTGTTACCAG GTAAGGTGTACCAACGGTGTTTATTGCTCGGGCAACGGTGTCACTATAGTTTTAACGGACCAAGGCTCAGGCGATAACACTGACTTCATTCTTAGCCAACGAGCCTTTGGTGGGATGGCTCAGAGCAAGGATGCATCCGCTTCTTTATTAGCTTTTGGTGTAGTTGATATTGAATACAGAAG GGTTTCATGTAGCTACCCTAACAAAAACATCACAATTAAGATTGATGAAAGCAGCAGCAACCCTCACTACTTGGCTTTTGTCATATGGTTTCAACAAGGAAGGAGAGACATAACAGCTGTGCAGCTCTGTGAG ACTCAGAACTTTGTCTGCAAGTTACTGGATCGGAGTCATGGCGCAGTCTGGACTGCAACCCCTCCACCGAGTGGACCTTTGTCTCTAAGGATGTTGTTTAGTACTGAAGATGGAGATGATACATGGGTCGTTCCTGTTAATAATATACCAGAAGACTGGAAGGCTGGAGAAACATATGACTCAGGAGTACAAGTAGACCAGTAG
- the LOC127074283 gene encoding putative invertase inhibitor, with product MPRSFLCVTLYIFFLFLIMISHGTTCSTTSMKTSSDIIEETCEKCANQSMILSYSLCSTALPVIPVSRATNLQGLAVIAMELALENVTSTLATIEKLLGNESLDSYALGCLTDCLELYSDAVWTIVSSVDVFLSGNYEVSKTWMSLVMEAASTCQKGFEEKGRVSLLTEENYNLFQLCGIALCIIHMSTPVTANAIPF from the coding sequence ATGCCTCGATCTTTTCTGTGTGTCactttatatatttttttcttgTTTCTCATTATGATCTCTCATGGAACAACATGTTCTACTACTTCGATGAAAACATCGTCCGATATAATTGAAGAAACCTGCGAAAAATGTGCAAACCAATCCATGATTTTGAGCTATAGTTTATGTTCAACAGCTCTTCCGGTGATTCCGGTGAGTCGTGCAACGAATCTTCAAGGGCTGGCTGTGATTGCGATGGAGTTAGCTTTAGAGAATGTGACTAGCACGCTTGCTACGATTGAGAAGCTGTTAGGTAATGAGAGTTTGGATAGTTATGCGTTGGGTTGTTTAACGGATTGTTTGGAACTATACAGTGATGCGGTATGGACTATAGTGAGTTCTGTAGATGTTTTCTTGTCGGGGAATTATGAAGTAAGTAAGACTTGGATGAGTTTGGTTATGGAAGCGGCATCGACGTGCCAGAAAGGTTTTGAAGAGAAGGGCCGAGTTTCTCTTTTGACAGAGGAGAATTATAATCTCTTCCAGTTATGTGGTATTGCACTATGCATCATCCACATGTCTACTCCTGTGACTGCAAATGCAATACCATTTTAA
- the LOC127074282 gene encoding ras-related protein RABH1b, giving the protein MAPVSALAKYKLVFLGDQSVGKTSIITRFMYDKFDNTYQATIGIDFLSKTMYLEDRTVRLQLWDTAGQERFRSLIPSYIRDSSVAVIVYDVASRQTFLNTSKWIEEVRSERGSDVIVVLVGNKTDLVDKRQVSTEEGEAKSRELNVMFIEASAKAGFNIKALFRKIAAALPGMETLSTTKQEDMVDVNLRSSTSHDSQPQSGGCAC; this is encoded by the exons ATGGCGCCAGTTTCAGCTCTCGCTAAATACAAGTTGGTGTTCTTGGGCGATCAGTCCGTCGGCAAAACCAGCATCATCACTCGCTTCATGTACGACAAATTCGACAATACCTATCAG GCTACAATCGGCATTGATTTTCTATCAAAAACTATGTATCTTGAAGATCGAACTGTTCGGCTGCAGTTATG GGATACAGCTGGACAGGAGAGATTTAGAAGTCTTATTCCAAGCTACATCAGGGACTCATCTGTTGCTGTGATCGTTTATGATGTTGCAA GTCGTCAGACTTTCCTAAACACATCAAAGTGGATTGAAGAGGTGCGTAGTGAGAGAGGAAGTGATgttattgttgttcttgttggGAACAAAACTGACCTTGTGGATAAGAG GCAAGTCTCCACAGAGGAAGGGGAAGCTAAGTCTCGGGAGCTAAACGTTATGTTTATAGAAGCTAGTGCCAAAGCCGGCTTTAATATTAAG GCCCTCTTTCGAAAAATTGCTGCTGCATTACCTGGAATGGAAACACTCTCTACCACAAAACAAGAAGACATGGTAGATGTGAACCTGAGGTCTTCTACCAGCCATGATTCTCAACCTCAGTCTGGTGGATGTGCTTGCTGA
- the LOC127074280 gene encoding pentatricopeptide repeat-containing protein At3g29230, translated as MAVRVKHAWTCSTRWMVNSEEQVLSVLESCDGIKQFNQVHTQLIIHGLFQHSLVASRAIKKLCSHPRTTPRAAFLFDHLHHPDAFICNTIIRSYLRSSNSSAAFSFYYHKMLARLVPPNHYTFPLILKLCADSGYQREGEKAHARVVKFGFEFNLFARNSLIRMYSVFGRINDAWLLFESSYVLDLVSYNTMIDGYVKIGQIGGARKLFDEMPDRDVFSWNCMIAGHVLVGDLEAAKELFEAMPDRDVVSWNCMIDGCVRVGNVSLALEFFNRMDGGIRNVVSWNSLLALHVRVKNFGGCLRMFERMMESGEAMPNEATLVSVLTACANLGKLSLGLWVHSYIKSNNIKQDVLLGTCLLTMYAKCGAMDFARDVFVEMPVKSIVSWNAMIMGYGLHGNGDKALEMFEEMEKADQKPNDATFVCVLSACSHAGMVMEGWWYFDLMRRVYKIEPKVEHYGCMVDLLARAGFVKSSEELIEKVSVKGGSALWGALLSGCRTHLDLELAENVAKRLAELEPLDISPYIVLSDIYGAQGRWDDVECVRLMMKEKGLRKEAALSLVYLEDSESKSIVNK; from the coding sequence ATGGCAGTCAGGGTAAAACATGCATGGACATGCAGCACACGATGGATGGTAAACTCCGAGGAACAGGTTTTGTCGGTGCTTGAATCATGTGACGGAATCAAGCAGTTCAACCAAGTTCACACTCAACTCATCATCCACGGTCTCTTTCAACACTCTCTTGTCGCCAGCAGAGCCATCAAGAAACTCTGCTCTCATCCACGCACCACCCCACGCGCCGCTTTCCTCTTCGACCATCTTCACCACCCCGACGCTTTTATCTGCAACACCATCATTCGTTCTTATCTACGCAGTTCTAATTCCTCCGCTGCTTTCAGTTTCTACTACCACAAAATGCTCGCCAGGTTGGTTCCACCGAATCACTATACTTTTCCTCTCATTCTTAAACTCTGCGCTGACAGTGGTTACCAACGAGAAGGAGAAAAGGCTCACGCTCGAGTTGTTAAATTCGGGTTTGAGTTCAATTTGTTCGCACGGAATTCGCTGATCCGAATGTACTCCGTTTTCGGAAGAATCAATGATGCTTGGTTGCTGTTTGAATCGAGTTATGTATTGGATTTGGTGAGTTATAATACGATGATTGATGGGTATGTTAAGATTGGGCAAATAGGTGGTGCACGGAAACTGTTTGATGAAATGCCTGATAGAGATGTTTTCAGTTGGAATTGCATGATTGCGGGACATGTGTTGGTTGGGGATTTGGAAGCTGCAAAGGAACTGTTTGAAGCAATGCCGGATAGAGATGTCGTGTCTTGGAACTGCATGATTGATGGGTGTGTAAGAGTAGGGAATGTTTCTCTCGCCCTTGAGTTTTTTAATCGAATGGATGGGGGTATTAGGAATGTGGTTTCGTGGAATTCCTTGTTGGCATTGCACGTGAGGGTGAAGAATTTTGGTGGGTGTTTGAGGATGTTTGAGAGGATGATGGAAAGTGGTGAAGCTATGCCAAATGAGGCTACTTTGGTGAGTGTTCTCACTGCTTGTGCAAACTTAGGGAAGCTGAGTTTGGGTTTGTGGGTTCATTCTTATATTAAGAGTAACAATATTAAACAGGATGTCTTGCTTGGAACTTGTCTTCTTACAATGTATGCAAAATGCGGGGCTATGGATTTCGCAAGAGATGTTTTTGTTGAGATGCCGGTGAAAAGCATTGTGTCATGGAACGCTATGATCATGGGATATGGTTTGCATGGAAATGGGGACAAAGCTCTTGAAATGTTTGAAGAGATGGAGAAGGCGGATCAGAAACCAAACGATGCTACTTTTGTTTGTGTGTTGTCTGCTTGCTCGCATGCCGGAATGGTCATGGAGGGTTGGTGGTACTTTGATCTCATGCGTCGTGTTTACAAGATTGAACCCAAGGTTGAGCACTATGGCTGCATGGTTGATCTCCTTGCTCGAGCTGGTTTTGTGAAGAGCTCGGAAGAGCTTATAGAAAAGGTTTCTGTGAAAGGTGGATCAGCTTTGTGGGGTGCTCTACTTTCCGGTTGTAGGACTCACTTGGACTTGGAGCTTGCGGAAAATGTAGCGAAGAGACTTGCTGAGTTGGAGCCACTGGATATTAGTCCTTATATAGTGCTGTCTGATATATATGGGGCTCAAGGGAGATGGGATGATGTTGAGTGTGTGAGATTGATGATGAAAGAAAAAGGGTTACGAAAAGAAGCAGCATTGAGCTTGGTTTACCTCGAAGATTCCGAATCAAAAAGTATTGTTAATAAATGA